The Aptenodytes patagonicus chromosome 25, bAptPat1.pri.cur, whole genome shotgun sequence genome window below encodes:
- the PIP5K1C gene encoding phosphatidylinositol 4-phosphate 5-kinase type-1 gamma isoform X2 has product MELEVPEEAEGSAVAGAGAITPEAGVGGLDAAGGLAPKKAAVTEGPSLPGQPGQGKKIGHRGVDASGETTYKKTTSSTLKGAIQLGIGYTVGNLSSKPERDVLMQDFYVVESIFFPSEGSNLTPAHHYADFRFKTYAPVAFRYFRELFGIRPDDYLYSLCNEPLIELSNPGASGSLFYVTSDDEFIIKTVMHKEAEFLQKLLPGYYMNLNQNPRTLLPKFYGLYCVQSGGKNIRVVVMNNILPRVVKMHLKFDLKGSTYKRRASKKEKEKSSPTYKDLDFIQDMPEGLMLDADTFSALVKTLQRDCLVLESFKIMDYSLLLGVHNIDQQERERQSEGAHSTSDEKRPVGQKALYSTAMESIQGGAARGESIDTDDTMGGIPAVNGKGERLLLHVGIIDILQSYRFIKKLEHTWKALVHDGDTVSVHRPSFYAERFFKFMTNTVFRKNSSLKSSPSKKGRSALLAVKTAGPTAAFSASQLPSEKDETQYDLRAARSYPTLDDEGRPDLLPCTPPSFEEATTASIATTLSSTSLSVPERSPSETSEQPRRRTHSSGQDGRSHEEVRVEEELQQISVELEPKCDVEIIAPEEDDKEEAASSACAIVTSTATIEVETASQASEPASQASDEDDVPVTDIYFPTDERSWVYSPLHYSAQLHSVSDEESDT; this is encoded by the exons gtCTGGCACCGAAGAAGGCAGCCGTCACTGAG GGACCATCGCTACCAGGACAGCCTGGCCAAGGAAAGAAGATAGGTCATCGAGGCGTTGATGCTTCTGGTGAAACCACCTacaaaaag ACCACCTCATCCACCCTGAAGGGGGCCATCCAGCTAGGTATTGGATATACTGTCGGCAATCTGAGCTCCAAGCCAGAGAGAGATGTCCTGATGCAGGACTTCTACGTGGTGGagagcatttttttcccaag CGAAGGCAGTAATCTCACCCCGGCTCACCATTATGCTGACTTCAGGTTCAAGACCTATGCACCAGTGGCTTTTCGGTACTTCCGAGAACTCTTTGGGATTCGTCCAGATGATTATTTG TATTCATTATGTAATGAGCCTCTGATAGAGCTGTCGAACCCTGGTGCCAGCGGCTCCCTCTTCTATGTCACCAGCGACGATGAATTCATCATAAAAACTGTGATGCACAAGGAAGCTGAATTCCTACAGAAGCTCCTTCCTGGCTACTACATG AATCTGAACCAGAACCCACGGACACTGCTGCCGAAGTTTTATGGACTGTACTGTGTGCAATCAGGGGGCAAAAACATCCGCGTGGTCGTGATGAACAACATTCTGCCTCGCGTGGTGAAAATGCACCTGAAATTTGACCTGAAAGGCTCAACCTATAAACGCCGGGCatccaagaaggaaaaagaaaagtccagCCCTACGTACAAGGATCTAGACTTCATACAAGACATGCCCGAGGGCCTGATGTTGGATGCAGATACCTTCAGTGCATTGGTGAAAACGTTGCAACGAGACTGTCTG GTGTTGGAAAGCTTTAAAATCATGGACTACAGCCTCCTGCTTGGGGTTCATAACATAGACCAGCAAGAACGGGAGCGACAGTCTGAGGGAGCCCACAGCACGTCGGATGAGAAGCGTCCTGTGGGGCAGAAGGCACTTTACTCCACGGCCATGGAGTCCATCCAGGGTGGGGCTGCCCGGGGGGAGTCCATAGACACAGATGACAC GATGGGAGGAATCCCAGCAGTGAATGGCAAAGGAGAGCGTCTCCTGCTACATGTAGGAATAATAGATATCCTTCAATCGTACAG GTTCATCAAGAAGCTAGAACATACCTGGAAGGCCCTTGTCCATGACGGG GACACGGTGTCAGTACACAGACCCAGCTTTTATGCAGAGAGATTCTTCAAATTCATGACCAACACAGTGTTTCGAAAGAATTCCT CTCTGAAGTCATCTCCCTCAAAGAAAGGGCGTAGTGCCTTGCTAGCTGTCAAGACGGCTGGTCCAACAGCTGCATTTTCAGCTAGCCAGCTTCCCTCTGAAAAGGATGAAACGCAGTATGATCTTCGTGCAGCCAGGAGTTACCCCACACTTGACGATGAAG GCAGGCCAGACCTGCTACCCTGCACACCTCCTTCCTTTGAAGAAGCTACCACGGCCTCCATAGCCACAACACTATCTTCAACATCTCTCTCTGTTCCCGAGCGATCCCCTTCGGAGACATCTGAGCAGCCCAG GAGGCGCACACACTCCTCAGGGCAGGACGGCAG GTCACACGAGGAGGTGCGCGTTGAGGAGGAGCTTCAGCAGATCAGTGTTGAGCTGGAGCCCAAGTGTGACGTTGAGATCATAGCTCCTGAAGAAGATGACAAAGA AGAGGCGGCTTCTTCAGCCTGTGCCATTGTAACGTCCACAGCTACAATAGAGGTGGAGACAGCCAGCCAGGCCTCCGAACCAGCCAGCCAGGCCTCGGATGAAGATGACGTGCCAGTCACAGACATATACTTT CCGACAGACGAGAGGAGTTGGGTTTACTCCCCGCTCCACTATAGCGCTCAACTCCACTCTGTCTCCGATGAGGAGAGCGATACA TAA
- the PIP5K1C gene encoding phosphatidylinositol 4-phosphate 5-kinase type-1 gamma isoform X1 encodes MELEVPEEAEGSAVAGAGAITPEAGVGGLDAAGGLAPKKAAVTEGPSLPGQPGQGKKIGHRGVDASGETTYKKTTSSTLKGAIQLGIGYTVGNLSSKPERDVLMQDFYVVESIFFPSEGSNLTPAHHYADFRFKTYAPVAFRYFRELFGIRPDDYLYSLCNEPLIELSNPGASGSLFYVTSDDEFIIKTVMHKEAEFLQKLLPGYYMNLNQNPRTLLPKFYGLYCVQSGGKNIRVVVMNNILPRVVKMHLKFDLKGSTYKRRASKKEKEKSSPTYKDLDFIQDMPEGLMLDADTFSALVKTLQRDCLVLESFKIMDYSLLLGVHNIDQQERERQSEGAHSTSDEKRPVGQKALYSTAMESIQGGAARGESIDTDDTMGGIPAVNGKGERLLLHVGIIDILQSYRFIKKLEHTWKALVHDGDTVSVHRPSFYAERFFKFMTNTVFRKNSSLKSSPSKKGRSALLAVKTAGPTAAFSASQLPSEKDETQYDLRAARSYPTLDDEGRPDLLPCTPPSFEEATTASIATTLSSTSLSVPERSPSETSEQPRYRRRTHSSGQDGRSHEEVRVEEELQQISVELEPKCDVEIIAPEEDDKEEAASSACAIVTSTATIEVETASQASEPASQASDEDDVPVTDIYFPTDERSWVYSPLHYSAQLHSVSDEESDT; translated from the exons gtCTGGCACCGAAGAAGGCAGCCGTCACTGAG GGACCATCGCTACCAGGACAGCCTGGCCAAGGAAAGAAGATAGGTCATCGAGGCGTTGATGCTTCTGGTGAAACCACCTacaaaaag ACCACCTCATCCACCCTGAAGGGGGCCATCCAGCTAGGTATTGGATATACTGTCGGCAATCTGAGCTCCAAGCCAGAGAGAGATGTCCTGATGCAGGACTTCTACGTGGTGGagagcatttttttcccaag CGAAGGCAGTAATCTCACCCCGGCTCACCATTATGCTGACTTCAGGTTCAAGACCTATGCACCAGTGGCTTTTCGGTACTTCCGAGAACTCTTTGGGATTCGTCCAGATGATTATTTG TATTCATTATGTAATGAGCCTCTGATAGAGCTGTCGAACCCTGGTGCCAGCGGCTCCCTCTTCTATGTCACCAGCGACGATGAATTCATCATAAAAACTGTGATGCACAAGGAAGCTGAATTCCTACAGAAGCTCCTTCCTGGCTACTACATG AATCTGAACCAGAACCCACGGACACTGCTGCCGAAGTTTTATGGACTGTACTGTGTGCAATCAGGGGGCAAAAACATCCGCGTGGTCGTGATGAACAACATTCTGCCTCGCGTGGTGAAAATGCACCTGAAATTTGACCTGAAAGGCTCAACCTATAAACGCCGGGCatccaagaaggaaaaagaaaagtccagCCCTACGTACAAGGATCTAGACTTCATACAAGACATGCCCGAGGGCCTGATGTTGGATGCAGATACCTTCAGTGCATTGGTGAAAACGTTGCAACGAGACTGTCTG GTGTTGGAAAGCTTTAAAATCATGGACTACAGCCTCCTGCTTGGGGTTCATAACATAGACCAGCAAGAACGGGAGCGACAGTCTGAGGGAGCCCACAGCACGTCGGATGAGAAGCGTCCTGTGGGGCAGAAGGCACTTTACTCCACGGCCATGGAGTCCATCCAGGGTGGGGCTGCCCGGGGGGAGTCCATAGACACAGATGACAC GATGGGAGGAATCCCAGCAGTGAATGGCAAAGGAGAGCGTCTCCTGCTACATGTAGGAATAATAGATATCCTTCAATCGTACAG GTTCATCAAGAAGCTAGAACATACCTGGAAGGCCCTTGTCCATGACGGG GACACGGTGTCAGTACACAGACCCAGCTTTTATGCAGAGAGATTCTTCAAATTCATGACCAACACAGTGTTTCGAAAGAATTCCT CTCTGAAGTCATCTCCCTCAAAGAAAGGGCGTAGTGCCTTGCTAGCTGTCAAGACGGCTGGTCCAACAGCTGCATTTTCAGCTAGCCAGCTTCCCTCTGAAAAGGATGAAACGCAGTATGATCTTCGTGCAGCCAGGAGTTACCCCACACTTGACGATGAAG GCAGGCCAGACCTGCTACCCTGCACACCTCCTTCCTTTGAAGAAGCTACCACGGCCTCCATAGCCACAACACTATCTTCAACATCTCTCTCTGTTCCCGAGCGATCCCCTTCGGAGACATCTGAGCAGCCCAGGTACAG GAGGCGCACACACTCCTCAGGGCAGGACGGCAG GTCACACGAGGAGGTGCGCGTTGAGGAGGAGCTTCAGCAGATCAGTGTTGAGCTGGAGCCCAAGTGTGACGTTGAGATCATAGCTCCTGAAGAAGATGACAAAGA AGAGGCGGCTTCTTCAGCCTGTGCCATTGTAACGTCCACAGCTACAATAGAGGTGGAGACAGCCAGCCAGGCCTCCGAACCAGCCAGCCAGGCCTCGGATGAAGATGACGTGCCAGTCACAGACATATACTTT CCGACAGACGAGAGGAGTTGGGTTTACTCCCCGCTCCACTATAGCGCTCAACTCCACTCTGTCTCCGATGAGGAGAGCGATACA TAA
- the PIP5K1C gene encoding phosphatidylinositol 4-phosphate 5-kinase type-1 gamma isoform X3, with amino-acid sequence MELEVPEEAEGSAVAGAGAITPEAGVGGLDAAGGLAPKKAAVTEGPSLPGQPGQGKKIGHRGVDASGETTYKKTTSSTLKGAIQLGIGYTVGNLSSKPERDVLMQDFYVVESIFFPSEGSNLTPAHHYADFRFKTYAPVAFRYFRELFGIRPDDYLYSLCNEPLIELSNPGASGSLFYVTSDDEFIIKTVMHKEAEFLQKLLPGYYMNLNQNPRTLLPKFYGLYCVQSGGKNIRVVVMNNILPRVVKMHLKFDLKGSTYKRRASKKEKEKSSPTYKDLDFIQDMPEGLMLDADTFSALVKTLQRDCLVLESFKIMDYSLLLGVHNIDQQERERQSEGAHSTSDEKRPVGQKALYSTAMESIQGGAARGESIDTDDTMGGIPAVNGKGERLLLHVGIIDILQSYRFIKKLEHTWKALVHDGDTVSVHRPSFYAERFFKFMTNTVFRKNSSLKSSPSKKGRSALLAVKTAGPTAAFSASQLPSEKDETQYDLRAARSYPTLDDEGRPDLLPCTPPSFEEATTASIATTLSSTSLSVPERSPSETSEQPRYRRRTHSSGQDGRSHEEVRVEEELQQISVELEPKCDVEIIAPEEDDKEEAASSACAIVTSTATIEVETASQASEPASQASDEDDVPVTDIYF; translated from the exons gtCTGGCACCGAAGAAGGCAGCCGTCACTGAG GGACCATCGCTACCAGGACAGCCTGGCCAAGGAAAGAAGATAGGTCATCGAGGCGTTGATGCTTCTGGTGAAACCACCTacaaaaag ACCACCTCATCCACCCTGAAGGGGGCCATCCAGCTAGGTATTGGATATACTGTCGGCAATCTGAGCTCCAAGCCAGAGAGAGATGTCCTGATGCAGGACTTCTACGTGGTGGagagcatttttttcccaag CGAAGGCAGTAATCTCACCCCGGCTCACCATTATGCTGACTTCAGGTTCAAGACCTATGCACCAGTGGCTTTTCGGTACTTCCGAGAACTCTTTGGGATTCGTCCAGATGATTATTTG TATTCATTATGTAATGAGCCTCTGATAGAGCTGTCGAACCCTGGTGCCAGCGGCTCCCTCTTCTATGTCACCAGCGACGATGAATTCATCATAAAAACTGTGATGCACAAGGAAGCTGAATTCCTACAGAAGCTCCTTCCTGGCTACTACATG AATCTGAACCAGAACCCACGGACACTGCTGCCGAAGTTTTATGGACTGTACTGTGTGCAATCAGGGGGCAAAAACATCCGCGTGGTCGTGATGAACAACATTCTGCCTCGCGTGGTGAAAATGCACCTGAAATTTGACCTGAAAGGCTCAACCTATAAACGCCGGGCatccaagaaggaaaaagaaaagtccagCCCTACGTACAAGGATCTAGACTTCATACAAGACATGCCCGAGGGCCTGATGTTGGATGCAGATACCTTCAGTGCATTGGTGAAAACGTTGCAACGAGACTGTCTG GTGTTGGAAAGCTTTAAAATCATGGACTACAGCCTCCTGCTTGGGGTTCATAACATAGACCAGCAAGAACGGGAGCGACAGTCTGAGGGAGCCCACAGCACGTCGGATGAGAAGCGTCCTGTGGGGCAGAAGGCACTTTACTCCACGGCCATGGAGTCCATCCAGGGTGGGGCTGCCCGGGGGGAGTCCATAGACACAGATGACAC GATGGGAGGAATCCCAGCAGTGAATGGCAAAGGAGAGCGTCTCCTGCTACATGTAGGAATAATAGATATCCTTCAATCGTACAG GTTCATCAAGAAGCTAGAACATACCTGGAAGGCCCTTGTCCATGACGGG GACACGGTGTCAGTACACAGACCCAGCTTTTATGCAGAGAGATTCTTCAAATTCATGACCAACACAGTGTTTCGAAAGAATTCCT CTCTGAAGTCATCTCCCTCAAAGAAAGGGCGTAGTGCCTTGCTAGCTGTCAAGACGGCTGGTCCAACAGCTGCATTTTCAGCTAGCCAGCTTCCCTCTGAAAAGGATGAAACGCAGTATGATCTTCGTGCAGCCAGGAGTTACCCCACACTTGACGATGAAG GCAGGCCAGACCTGCTACCCTGCACACCTCCTTCCTTTGAAGAAGCTACCACGGCCTCCATAGCCACAACACTATCTTCAACATCTCTCTCTGTTCCCGAGCGATCCCCTTCGGAGACATCTGAGCAGCCCAGGTACAG GAGGCGCACACACTCCTCAGGGCAGGACGGCAG GTCACACGAGGAGGTGCGCGTTGAGGAGGAGCTTCAGCAGATCAGTGTTGAGCTGGAGCCCAAGTGTGACGTTGAGATCATAGCTCCTGAAGAAGATGACAAAGA AGAGGCGGCTTCTTCAGCCTGTGCCATTGTAACGTCCACAGCTACAATAGAGGTGGAGACAGCCAGCCAGGCCTCCGAACCAGCCAGCCAGGCCTCGGATGAAGATGACGTGCCAGTCACAGACATATACTTT TAA
- the PIP5K1C gene encoding phosphatidylinositol 4-phosphate 5-kinase type-1 gamma isoform X4 has product MELEVPEEAEGSAVAGAGAITPEAGVGGLDAAGGLAPKKAAVTEGPSLPGQPGQGKKIGHRGVDASGETTYKKTTSSTLKGAIQLGIGYTVGNLSSKPERDVLMQDFYVVESIFFPSEGSNLTPAHHYADFRFKTYAPVAFRYFRELFGIRPDDYLYSLCNEPLIELSNPGASGSLFYVTSDDEFIIKTVMHKEAEFLQKLLPGYYMNLNQNPRTLLPKFYGLYCVQSGGKNIRVVVMNNILPRVVKMHLKFDLKGSTYKRRASKKEKEKSSPTYKDLDFIQDMPEGLMLDADTFSALVKTLQRDCLVLESFKIMDYSLLLGVHNIDQQERERQSEGAHSTSDEKRPVGQKALYSTAMESIQGGAARGESIDTDDTMGGIPAVNGKGERLLLHVGIIDILQSYRFIKKLEHTWKALVHDGDTVSVHRPSFYAERFFKFMTNTVFRKNSSLKSSPSKKGRSALLAVKTAGPTAAFSASQLPSEKDETQYDLRAARSYPTLDDEGRPDLLPCTPPSFEEATTASIATTLSSTSLSVPERSPSETSEQPRYRRRTHSSGQDGRSHEEVRVEEELQQISVELEPKCDVEIIAPEEDDKEEAASSACAIVTSTATIEVETASQASEPASQASDEDDVPVTDIYFFTDGRYWIYSPRQRRLRTTSLSSGIPTDERSWVYSPLHYSAQLHSVSDEESDT; this is encoded by the exons gtCTGGCACCGAAGAAGGCAGCCGTCACTGAG GGACCATCGCTACCAGGACAGCCTGGCCAAGGAAAGAAGATAGGTCATCGAGGCGTTGATGCTTCTGGTGAAACCACCTacaaaaag ACCACCTCATCCACCCTGAAGGGGGCCATCCAGCTAGGTATTGGATATACTGTCGGCAATCTGAGCTCCAAGCCAGAGAGAGATGTCCTGATGCAGGACTTCTACGTGGTGGagagcatttttttcccaag CGAAGGCAGTAATCTCACCCCGGCTCACCATTATGCTGACTTCAGGTTCAAGACCTATGCACCAGTGGCTTTTCGGTACTTCCGAGAACTCTTTGGGATTCGTCCAGATGATTATTTG TATTCATTATGTAATGAGCCTCTGATAGAGCTGTCGAACCCTGGTGCCAGCGGCTCCCTCTTCTATGTCACCAGCGACGATGAATTCATCATAAAAACTGTGATGCACAAGGAAGCTGAATTCCTACAGAAGCTCCTTCCTGGCTACTACATG AATCTGAACCAGAACCCACGGACACTGCTGCCGAAGTTTTATGGACTGTACTGTGTGCAATCAGGGGGCAAAAACATCCGCGTGGTCGTGATGAACAACATTCTGCCTCGCGTGGTGAAAATGCACCTGAAATTTGACCTGAAAGGCTCAACCTATAAACGCCGGGCatccaagaaggaaaaagaaaagtccagCCCTACGTACAAGGATCTAGACTTCATACAAGACATGCCCGAGGGCCTGATGTTGGATGCAGATACCTTCAGTGCATTGGTGAAAACGTTGCAACGAGACTGTCTG GTGTTGGAAAGCTTTAAAATCATGGACTACAGCCTCCTGCTTGGGGTTCATAACATAGACCAGCAAGAACGGGAGCGACAGTCTGAGGGAGCCCACAGCACGTCGGATGAGAAGCGTCCTGTGGGGCAGAAGGCACTTTACTCCACGGCCATGGAGTCCATCCAGGGTGGGGCTGCCCGGGGGGAGTCCATAGACACAGATGACAC GATGGGAGGAATCCCAGCAGTGAATGGCAAAGGAGAGCGTCTCCTGCTACATGTAGGAATAATAGATATCCTTCAATCGTACAG GTTCATCAAGAAGCTAGAACATACCTGGAAGGCCCTTGTCCATGACGGG GACACGGTGTCAGTACACAGACCCAGCTTTTATGCAGAGAGATTCTTCAAATTCATGACCAACACAGTGTTTCGAAAGAATTCCT CTCTGAAGTCATCTCCCTCAAAGAAAGGGCGTAGTGCCTTGCTAGCTGTCAAGACGGCTGGTCCAACAGCTGCATTTTCAGCTAGCCAGCTTCCCTCTGAAAAGGATGAAACGCAGTATGATCTTCGTGCAGCCAGGAGTTACCCCACACTTGACGATGAAG GCAGGCCAGACCTGCTACCCTGCACACCTCCTTCCTTTGAAGAAGCTACCACGGCCTCCATAGCCACAACACTATCTTCAACATCTCTCTCTGTTCCCGAGCGATCCCCTTCGGAGACATCTGAGCAGCCCAGGTACAG GAGGCGCACACACTCCTCAGGGCAGGACGGCAG GTCACACGAGGAGGTGCGCGTTGAGGAGGAGCTTCAGCAGATCAGTGTTGAGCTGGAGCCCAAGTGTGACGTTGAGATCATAGCTCCTGAAGAAGATGACAAAGA AGAGGCGGCTTCTTCAGCCTGTGCCATTGTAACGTCCACAGCTACAATAGAGGTGGAGACAGCCAGCCAGGCCTCCGAACCAGCCAGCCAGGCCTCGGATGAAGATGACGTGCCAGTCACAGACATATACTTT TTCACAGATGGGAGGTACTGGATTTACTCTCCCCGCCAGCGCAGACTCCGAACCACCTCGCTTTCCTCTGGGATT CCGACAGACGAGAGGAGTTGGGTTTACTCCCCGCTCCACTATAGCGCTCAACTCCACTCTGTCTCCGATGAGGAGAGCGATACA TAA